A stretch of Bifidobacterium sp. ESL0704 DNA encodes these proteins:
- a CDS encoding solute carrier family 23 protein: MSNMFTWKLHGDGKTLNPGEVIDPDERMTWGRTAGIGAQHVIAMFGATFLVPILTHFDPSTTLFFTAMSTALFLLINTNKLPSYLGSSFGFIAPITAVETEKGLGAGIPAAGFGIMCTGILLALVGILVHFAGAKWIDLIMPPVVNGAIVAIIGFNLAPSVWSNFQKAPDTAAVTLVAVLLIAVLFKGLLGRLNILLGVLVGYAYACFRGQVDFAAVAKASWIGFPQFHMPQADFSVLPMFIPVVMVLIAENVGHVKSVAQMTGRDYDDQIGTALFADGLGTTIAGFGGGSGTTTYGENIGVMAATRVYSTAAYWCAAAFALILSLCPKFGAVINTIPSGVLGGVTTLLYGMIGMVGVRIWVDNHVDFGKPLNNMTAAVTMIIGIADFGFAISGVKFNGIAIGTVAVLVMYHGLKAIGRATGAIAKDGTE, encoded by the coding sequence ATGAGCAACATGTTCACCTGGAAATTGCATGGTGACGGCAAGACGTTGAATCCGGGAGAGGTGATCGACCCTGACGAGCGCATGACGTGGGGCCGAACGGCTGGTATTGGCGCCCAGCACGTGATCGCGATGTTCGGTGCGACGTTCCTCGTTCCGATACTGACGCATTTCGATCCGTCGACGACATTGTTCTTTACGGCGATGTCCACCGCGTTGTTCCTGTTGATCAATACCAATAAGCTACCCAGTTATCTGGGTAGCTCTTTTGGTTTTATAGCCCCTATTACGGCCGTCGAGACTGAAAAGGGGCTCGGTGCCGGTATCCCGGCTGCGGGCTTCGGCATCATGTGCACTGGCATCCTGTTGGCATTGGTCGGCATCCTCGTCCACTTCGCCGGCGCCAAGTGGATCGACCTGATCATGCCTCCGGTGGTCAACGGCGCCATCGTCGCCATCATCGGCTTCAACCTGGCTCCCTCGGTCTGGTCCAACTTCCAGAAGGCTCCTGACACCGCGGCGGTGACGCTGGTAGCGGTCCTCTTGATCGCGGTGCTTTTCAAGGGGCTGCTCGGCCGCCTGAACATTCTGCTCGGTGTCTTGGTCGGCTACGCCTACGCCTGCTTCCGCGGTCAGGTCGATTTCGCCGCGGTCGCCAAGGCATCGTGGATCGGCTTCCCTCAATTCCACATGCCGCAGGCCGACTTCTCGGTGCTGCCCATGTTCATCCCGGTGGTCATGGTCCTGATCGCCGAGAACGTCGGCCACGTCAAGTCGGTCGCCCAGATGACCGGCCGTGACTATGACGACCAGATCGGCACCGCGCTCTTCGCAGACGGTCTCGGCACCACGATCGCCGGCTTCGGCGGCGGCTCCGGCACCACCACCTACGGCGAGAACATCGGCGTGATGGCCGCCACCCGCGTCTATTCCACCGCCGCCTACTGGTGTGCGGCCGCCTTCGCCCTGATCCTGAGCCTGTGCCCGAAGTTCGGCGCGGTCATCAACACGATTCCCTCCGGCGTCTTGGGTGGCGTGACCACACTGCTCTACGGCATGATCGGCATGGTCGGCGTGCGCATCTGGGTCGACAACCACGTCGACTTCGGCAAGCCGTTGAACAACATGACCGCCGCGGTCACGATGATCATCGGCATCGCCGACTTCGGCTTCGCCATCAGCGGTGTCAAGTTCAACGGCATCGCCATCGGCACCGTCGCGGTGCTGGTGATGTACCACGGCCTCAAGGCCATCGGCCGCGCCACCGGAGCCATCGCCAAGGACGGTACGGAGTGA
- a CDS encoding histidine phosphatase family protein — MGMPLDLYVIRHGESEANVIVKAGEHGDNSLFTQDNVTVPDRSWRLTATGRKQAYCIGRWLVEQQQLFDRYLVSPYVRTRETAATMALPKAKWEETRVLRERSWGEISTVTQEVFKNNYERNWMFKKTDPLYWRPPAGESIADVAENRAHNLLTSLNRRAEAQSVIAVTHGDFMLSLMLTLEDLSDEEFLRRADSDHWKITNCTCLHYSRRDPDTGRTDERIHFEQTARPVYDKDTGRWTVKVDPWREFQRPLLSNGDLVDVVQSVTPHL; from the coding sequence ATGGGCATGCCTTTGGATTTGTATGTGATCAGACACGGGGAGTCGGAGGCGAACGTCATCGTCAAGGCGGGGGAGCACGGCGACAATTCGCTCTTTACACAAGACAACGTCACCGTTCCCGACCGTTCGTGGCGGCTCACGGCGACGGGACGCAAGCAGGCCTATTGCATCGGCCGCTGGCTCGTCGAGCAGCAGCAGCTCTTCGACCGTTATCTGGTGTCCCCTTACGTTCGTACCCGTGAGACCGCGGCGACCATGGCGCTGCCCAAGGCCAAATGGGAGGAGACTCGCGTGCTGCGTGAACGTTCGTGGGGTGAGATCAGCACCGTGACCCAGGAGGTGTTCAAGAACAACTATGAGCGCAACTGGATGTTCAAGAAAACCGACCCGCTCTACTGGCGTCCGCCGGCCGGCGAATCCATCGCCGATGTGGCCGAGAACCGAGCCCACAATCTGCTGACCTCACTCAACCGCCGCGCCGAGGCACAGTCCGTCATCGCGGTGACGCACGGCGACTTCATGCTTTCGCTGATGCTGACCCTCGAAGACCTTTCCGACGAGGAATTCCTGCGCCGTGCCGACAGCGACCATTGGAAGATTACCAACTGCACCTGCCTGCATTATTCGCGCCGTGACCCCGATACCGGGCGCACCGACGAACGGATCCACTTCGAGCAGACCGCCCGCCCGGTTTACGACAAGGACACCGGGCGTTGGACGGTCAAAGTCGATCCATGGCGCGAGTTCCAGCGCCCGCTGCTCTCCAACGGCGATCTGGTGGACGTGGTGCAGTCCGTTACTCCTCACCTCTAA
- a CDS encoding Hsp20/alpha crystallin family protein — translation MAMFPALMHDAFSDLFDDPFFAGWGDSSNRMGNPISSANMMKTDVRETDKAYDVSIDMPGFNKDDIALELHDGYLTVSAKRDESHDEKNDEGKWLRRERYAGTCSRSFYVGDEVKESDIHAGYKNGTLSLEIAKVQPAPKVEAKHQIAIEG, via the coding sequence ATGGCTATGTTTCCGGCTTTGATGCATGATGCGTTCTCTGATTTGTTCGACGATCCGTTCTTCGCCGGTTGGGGCGATTCCAGCAACCGTATGGGCAACCCGATTTCCTCGGCCAATATGATGAAGACCGATGTCCGTGAGACCGACAAGGCTTACGACGTCTCCATCGATATGCCCGGCTTCAACAAGGACGACATCGCCCTTGAATTGCACGACGGCTACTTGACCGTCTCGGCCAAGCGCGACGAGAGCCATGACGAGAAGAATGATGAGGGCAAGTGGCTGCGCCGCGAACGTTACGCCGGCACCTGCTCGCGCAGCTTCTACGTCGGCGACGAGGTCAAGGAATCGGATATCCATGCCGGTTATAAGAACGGTACGTTGAGCCTTGAAATCGCCAAGGTGCAGCCAGCCCCGAAGGTCGAGGCCAAGCACCAGATTGCCATCGAAGGCTGA
- a CDS encoding nuclear transport factor 2 family protein has protein sequence MATVTLSIPRARKRERAVSDYFNMWVTRDFDKLDAYFAPDCVYEESNGHIYENRSQIHRWIEDSMEHQAVSMWKIANFTHARGREGQPSITVFWTFAARKSGGESEDFDGVSVIEFNRQNKIKRVREFRAKRRRDYPYRDE, from the coding sequence ATGGCGACAGTGACGTTATCGATACCGAGGGCACGTAAGCGTGAGCGTGCCGTTTCCGACTACTTCAACATGTGGGTAACGCGAGACTTCGACAAGCTCGATGCGTATTTCGCCCCTGATTGTGTCTATGAGGAAAGCAACGGTCATATCTATGAGAACCGCAGCCAGATTCATCGCTGGATTGAGGATTCGATGGAACATCAGGCCGTCTCGATGTGGAAGATAGCCAATTTCACCCACGCTCGCGGCCGTGAGGGGCAGCCGTCGATCACCGTGTTCTGGACGTTTGCGGCGCGGAAAAGCGGTGGCGAATCCGAGGATTTCGACGGGGTCTCGGTCATCGAATTCAACCGCCAGAACAAGATCAAGCGGGTTCGTGAGTTTCGCGCCAAGCGTCGCCGCGACTATCCCTATAGGGATGAATGA
- a CDS encoding DUF488 domain-containing protein: MTIALKRVYEAAEDGDGYRVLVDRLWPRGISKVNAKLDLWLKEIGPSAQLRKWFGHDPAKFDEFAEQYRKELDANTETVDKLVSICREQPKVTLLYGAKDPQHNQAIVLKDYLDGRLS, from the coding sequence ATGACGATTGCGTTGAAGCGGGTTTATGAAGCGGCCGAGGATGGCGACGGCTATCGTGTCTTGGTCGATCGGCTTTGGCCGCGCGGCATTTCGAAGGTGAACGCGAAACTCGATCTGTGGTTGAAGGAGATCGGCCCGAGCGCGCAACTGCGCAAGTGGTTCGGCCACGATCCCGCCAAGTTCGACGAGTTCGCCGAACAATACCGCAAAGAGCTTGATGCCAACACGGAAACGGTCGACAAGTTGGTCTCGATATGTCGAGAACAGCCCAAAGTTACCTTGCTCTACGGAGCCAAAGACCCGCAACATAATCAGGCGATAGTATTGAAGGATTATCTCGACGGTCGGCTTTCGTGA
- a CDS encoding zinc ribbon domain-containing protein yields MEQKQYVCEKCGCRHYTSDQFQATGGEFAKLFNVQNKKFITVSCTQCGYTELYRAETDAGMNILDFLMS; encoded by the coding sequence ATGGAACAGAAACAGTACGTATGCGAAAAGTGCGGTTGCCGGCACTACACTTCCGACCAGTTCCAGGCGACCGGCGGGGAGTTCGCCAAGCTGTTCAACGTGCAGAACAAGAAGTTCATCACCGTCAGTTGCACGCAATGCGGATACACCGAGCTGTATCGTGCCGAGACGGACGCCGGCATGAATATTCTCGATTTTCTGATGAGCTGA
- a CDS encoding SDR family oxidoreductase, which produces MGNQRRVVILGGHGKVALLAEPKLKEAGFSVDAVIRNPAQSDDVRAAGANPVVFDMEHANVDSFAGLFEGAVAVVFSAGAGGGDAVRTHAVDYQAAVNAMDAAQKAGVRRFVMVSYDTADRDPKEMGWPESFVPYAQAKHDADAHLLDSSLEYTILGPGMLTLEPETDRIVLTDDHTMIDGKPATPEQRKTSRGNVAAVIARVLSADVAKRKTLAFYDGDKPIDEVLV; this is translated from the coding sequence ATGGGCAATCAGCGACGTGTGGTGATTTTGGGCGGGCATGGCAAGGTGGCGTTGCTCGCCGAGCCGAAGCTTAAGGAAGCAGGGTTCAGCGTTGACGCGGTTATCCGCAACCCGGCGCAGTCCGATGATGTGCGGGCCGCTGGCGCGAACCCGGTGGTTTTCGATATGGAGCACGCCAATGTCGACAGTTTCGCCGGCTTGTTCGAAGGCGCCGTCGCCGTCGTGTTCTCGGCCGGAGCAGGCGGTGGGGATGCCGTCCGTACGCACGCCGTCGATTATCAGGCCGCGGTCAATGCGATGGATGCCGCGCAAAAGGCCGGTGTACGTAGATTCGTGATGGTCTCTTACGACACCGCCGATCGCGACCCGAAAGAAATGGGTTGGCCGGAATCGTTCGTACCGTATGCGCAGGCCAAGCACGATGCCGACGCACATCTGCTCGATTCCTCGCTTGAATATACGATTCTCGGCCCAGGCATGCTTACGCTCGAGCCGGAAACCGACAGGATTGTCCTGACCGATGACCATACGATGATTGACGGCAAGCCTGCCACGCCCGAGCAGCGCAAGACCTCGCGCGGCAACGTCGCGGCGGTTATCGCCCGCGTGCTCTCGGCGGATGTCGCCAAGCGCAAGACCCTCGCCTTCTACGACGGTGACAAGCCGATCGACGAGGTGCTCGTCTGA
- a CDS encoding type II toxin-antitoxin system HipA family toxin encodes MSQQVEVRTTVENGKELTAGTLYFNGPSSTFRYRSDYVDNPDSFDLAPGLPLSLSPFVFAGLGPFSDAAPDRWGRKLLERNRKRHNLPESEYLLGVNDVTRQGAVRFFGEGKALAGDEGVPVLTDLSGLLDTADAVEENREVDDTSLRRLYRATGSLGGARPKASVFDHNALWLAKFPKPDGDDWDVIGWEAVILELAEQAGIVVPEHRVISIKDSDNRQRTVLLTKRFDREEDGQPEKLRRIPYISAMTALEAEDGEGGDWLDLVEFSRQIGADTHQLWQRAMFGAAIGNLDDHLRNHGFLHSSRGWQLSPAFDLNPEPYQEQADDRHQLALFGDAHVDVTTLMGEEALELFDISRSMAHDYVVSLSSVIRQAVPRARLRHIDNYSISIMEARFQHTLQQLAEF; translated from the coding sequence ATGAGTCAACAAGTTGAAGTCCGAACGACTGTCGAAAACGGTAAGGAGCTAACTGCTGGAACGTTGTATTTCAACGGCCCCAGTTCCACCTTCAGATATCGTTCCGATTACGTTGACAACCCTGATTCATTTGACCTTGCTCCCGGCCTTCCGCTTTCCCTTTCTCCCTTCGTATTCGCCGGTCTGGGACCATTTTCCGATGCCGCTCCCGATCGTTGGGGCAGGAAACTGCTTGAACGTAATCGTAAGCGGCATAACTTGCCGGAATCCGAATATCTTTTGGGTGTCAATGACGTAACGCGTCAGGGTGCGGTCAGATTTTTCGGAGAAGGGAAGGCGCTCGCAGGCGATGAAGGAGTACCAGTACTTACGGATTTGTCGGGATTGCTGGATACCGCGGACGCTGTTGAAGAGAATCGCGAAGTGGATGATACCTCCCTGCGCAGGTTGTACCGAGCGACGGGTTCTTTGGGAGGTGCCCGTCCGAAAGCGTCCGTATTCGACCATAACGCATTGTGGCTGGCCAAGTTTCCGAAGCCTGATGGCGATGATTGGGACGTCATCGGTTGGGAAGCGGTGATTCTGGAACTTGCCGAGCAGGCTGGAATCGTCGTGCCGGAACATCGTGTCATCAGCATCAAGGATTCAGATAACCGACAGCGGACTGTTCTTCTTACCAAACGTTTCGATCGGGAAGAGGACGGTCAGCCAGAAAAGCTGCGGCGAATCCCCTATATTTCTGCGATGACGGCGCTGGAAGCGGAGGATGGTGAAGGCGGTGATTGGCTTGATTTGGTTGAGTTCTCGCGTCAGATAGGTGCCGATACCCATCAACTCTGGCAACGTGCCATGTTCGGGGCCGCAATCGGCAATCTTGACGACCATTTACGCAATCATGGCTTTTTGCATTCGTCGAGAGGCTGGCAGCTTTCGCCGGCATTTGATTTGAATCCGGAACCGTATCAAGAGCAGGCGGATGACAGGCATCAACTTGCGCTATTCGGTGATGCTCATGTGGACGTTACGACATTGATGGGTGAGGAAGCATTGGAACTATTCGACATTTCACGTTCGATGGCACATGATTACGTTGTATCGCTTTCCTCCGTCATCAGGCAGGCCGTTCCGCGTGCCAGGTTACGGCACATTGATAATTACTCGATTTCTATTATGGAAGCAAGGTTCCAGCATACTTTGCAACAATTGGCCGAGTTCTAG
- a CDS encoding helix-turn-helix transcriptional regulator, producing the protein MKYTPTTTKRDLRVIGEHFAAQRKLLGLRVSDVAKRAAISETTVTNLEHGRPVRSDALITVARILQLADYMVKAADPYSHDLGMVRAAQILPKRVR; encoded by the coding sequence ATGAAATATACGCCTACTACCACGAAACGGGACCTGCGGGTAATCGGGGAGCACTTCGCGGCGCAACGTAAGTTGCTTGGGCTGCGGGTCAGTGACGTGGCCAAGCGTGCGGCGATCAGCGAGACTACCGTGACGAATCTTGAGCATGGCCGGCCAGTGCGTTCAGATGCACTCATTACCGTCGCCCGCATACTTCAGCTGGCCGATTATATGGTCAAGGCCGCTGATCCGTATTCGCATGACTTGGGTATGGTCCGTGCCGCGCAGATTCTGCCCAAGCGCGTGCGGTAA
- a CDS encoding Fic family protein, which translates to MVAKHNVSPLMTVKGLAGLLYRIGRTFDGLNTSRMATEEFLRTGNPNVVGSRNDYALLCDLKDASSYVIEYDYSTRPMDLAWFTGINAEMTRTAAMEPGVLRTAENVIVSTHRGTYTPPVPSAVAIEQELTLVSDDSTSAASSTADSTAALAHNVQPLERASHLFATLAKMQPFGNGNKRTALLAANGLLLKLHSSDVLAVPVESPDRDIFNDQLSAWYLDNDSSVVDWLAEWNHRN; encoded by the coding sequence ATGGTGGCAAAGCATAACGTTTCTCCTTTGATGACCGTCAAGGGACTTGCCGGGCTGCTGTACCGAATAGGACGCACCTTTGACGGGCTCAATACCTCGCGCATGGCCACCGAGGAATTCCTACGCACCGGCAATCCCAACGTTGTCGGTTCACGCAACGACTATGCGCTGCTGTGCGATTTGAAGGACGCCTCCTCGTATGTCATCGAATACGACTATTCGACACGGCCCATGGATTTGGCATGGTTCACAGGTATCAACGCGGAAATGACCCGTACAGCTGCGATGGAACCCGGCGTGCTGAGAACCGCAGAGAACGTCATCGTCTCCACTCATCGAGGTACATACACTCCCCCAGTGCCTTCTGCCGTGGCAATCGAGCAGGAACTGACTTTAGTTTCTGACGACAGCACGTCAGCAGCGTCGAGCACAGCAGATAGCACCGCAGCACTCGCGCACAATGTACAGCCCCTCGAACGTGCCTCACACCTTTTCGCAACGCTGGCCAAGATGCAACCGTTCGGCAACGGCAACAAGCGCACTGCTTTGCTCGCCGCCAACGGATTGCTGCTCAAGCTACATTCATCCGACGTACTTGCCGTACCTGTCGAGTCACCAGACCGAGACATCTTCAATGACCAATTAAGCGCTTGGTACCTCGACAACGATTCATCCGTCGTTGATTGGCTTGCAGAGTGGAACCATAGAAATTAA
- the ychF gene encoding redox-regulated ATPase YchF, with translation MSLTIGIVGLPNVGKSTMFNALTRNNVLAENYPFATIEPNTGIVPLPDKRLPVLAKLVGTEKIVPATVTFVDIAGIVKGASEGEGLGNKFLANIREADAICEVVRAFKDDDIVHVNGKVDPSDDIDTINTELMLADLQTIENALPKLEKELRGKKVTQEYMDAVKKAQSILSEGETIDHAASAGKIDKADIYDLHLMTAKPFIYVFNVDDNELTDKDLQKKLADSVAPAQSIFLNAQFESDLTDLDEADAREMLEDAGLKESGLDQLARVGFDVLGLQTFLTAGVKEVRAWQIHQGWTAPQAAGVIHSDFERGFIKADIVSYDDFVAAKGSMNEIKEEGKLRQEGRDYVMQDGDIVEFKFNV, from the coding sequence ATGTCTTTAACTATCGGAATCGTCGGTCTGCCGAATGTCGGCAAGTCCACCATGTTCAACGCCCTGACCCGCAACAACGTGCTTGCGGAAAACTATCCCTTCGCCACCATCGAGCCCAACACGGGTATCGTGCCGCTGCCCGACAAACGGCTTCCCGTGCTGGCCAAGCTGGTGGGCACCGAGAAGATTGTGCCGGCCACGGTCACCTTCGTTGACATCGCCGGCATCGTCAAGGGTGCCTCCGAGGGCGAGGGTTTGGGCAACAAGTTCCTGGCCAACATTCGCGAGGCCGACGCGATCTGCGAGGTCGTGCGTGCGTTCAAGGATGACGACATCGTCCACGTCAATGGCAAGGTCGACCCGTCCGATGATATCGACACCATCAACACCGAGCTGATGCTTGCCGACCTGCAGACTATCGAGAACGCGTTGCCGAAGCTCGAGAAGGAGCTGCGTGGCAAGAAGGTCACGCAGGAATATATGGACGCGGTCAAGAAGGCGCAGTCGATTCTTTCGGAAGGGGAGACCATCGATCATGCTGCATCCGCGGGTAAAATCGACAAGGCCGACATCTATGACCTGCATCTGATGACCGCCAAGCCGTTCATCTACGTCTTCAATGTTGATGACAATGAGCTGACCGACAAGGACCTGCAGAAGAAGCTCGCCGACTCCGTGGCTCCTGCGCAGTCGATCTTCCTCAACGCGCAGTTCGAATCCGATCTGACCGACCTCGATGAGGCCGACGCCCGCGAGATGCTTGAGGATGCGGGCTTGAAGGAATCCGGCCTCGACCAGCTGGCCCGCGTCGGCTTCGACGTGCTCGGCCTGCAGACCTTCCTCACCGCCGGCGTCAAAGAAGTGCGCGCCTGGCAGATTCATCAGGGCTGGACCGCCCCGCAGGCCGCCGGCGTGATCCACAGCGATTTCGAGCGTGGCTTCATCAAGGCCGACATCGTCTCCTACGATGATTTCGTCGCCGCCAAGGGCAGCATGAACGAGATCAAGGAGGAAGGCAAGCTCCGCCAGGAGGGTCGTGATTACGTGATGCAGGACGGTGACATTGTAGAGTTCAAGTTCAACGTGTGA